In Pseudovibrio brasiliensis, the following are encoded in one genomic region:
- a CDS encoding aldo/keto reductase gives MEFRRLGRTDLNVSSICLGTMTWGEQNTEAEGHAQMDYALEKGINFFDTAELYAVPPKPETKGRTEEIIGTWFKKSGNRDKVVLATKVVGRSVQDWHRKDGSTSQLSRAQIMEAVDGSLKRLQTDYIDLYQLHWPDRNVSGFGSVSNIWQAVEPAEDENAIHETLEVLQELVKAGKVRHIGLSNESPWGTMKFVQESEARGLPRVQSIQNAYSLVNRLFEVGGAEIAHRENVGLLAYSSLAQGYLTGKYRNGALPAGARKTLFKRLGRYENAFGQQAIDAYCELAAELGVDPAVMALAFAHSRSFVTSVIIGATNMEQLATDIGAVDFEITEEIEKRINEIHLQYTNPCP, from the coding sequence ATGGAATTTCGTAGATTGGGGCGTACAGACCTCAACGTCTCCAGCATCTGTCTTGGTACGATGACATGGGGTGAACAGAACACCGAAGCTGAAGGTCACGCTCAGATGGATTATGCCCTGGAGAAGGGCATCAATTTCTTTGACACCGCAGAGCTTTACGCTGTTCCGCCTAAGCCGGAGACAAAGGGTCGTACGGAAGAGATTATCGGTACCTGGTTCAAGAAATCCGGTAACCGTGACAAAGTCGTTCTGGCAACCAAGGTTGTTGGCCGTTCTGTGCAGGATTGGCACCGTAAGGATGGTTCCACCAGCCAGCTGTCCCGCGCGCAGATCATGGAAGCTGTTGATGGCAGCCTGAAGCGTTTGCAGACAGACTACATCGACCTGTACCAGCTGCACTGGCCAGATCGTAATGTTTCCGGTTTTGGTTCTGTCAGCAACATCTGGCAGGCTGTGGAACCGGCTGAAGATGAAAATGCAATCCATGAAACCCTTGAGGTTCTGCAGGAGCTGGTGAAAGCCGGTAAGGTTCGTCACATCGGTCTTTCCAACGAAAGCCCATGGGGCACCATGAAGTTTGTGCAGGAATCTGAAGCTCGTGGTCTTCCACGTGTTCAGTCTATCCAGAATGCTTACTCTCTGGTGAACCGCCTGTTTGAAGTGGGTGGCGCTGAGATTGCCCATCGTGAGAACGTTGGCCTGCTGGCTTATTCCTCACTAGCACAGGGCTACTTGACTGGTAAGTACCGCAATGGTGCTCTGCCTGCTGGTGCGCGCAAGACCTTGTTCAAACGCCTTGGCCGCTATGAGAATGCATTTGGTCAGCAGGCGATTGATGCGTACTGCGAGTTGGCAGCGGAACTGGGCGTTGACCCAGCCGTGATGGCGCTGGCGTTTGCGCATTCCCGTTCCTTCGTGACCTCCGTGATTATTGGCGCGACCAACATGGAGCAGCTGGCGACAGACATTGGTGCTGTTGATTTTGAAATCACAGAAGAGATCGAAAAACGGATCAACGAGATCCACCTGCAGTACACCAACCCTTGCCCATAA
- a CDS encoding ABC transporter permease — protein MSQTTSNGYQPGFGLAARFALREMRGGLKGFYVFIACIALGVAAIAGVASFSRALTEGISAEGQAILGGDLSFSLIHREATPDQLAHLNRLGTTSQISSLRAMARTDSAGNQTLVELKAVDDPYPLIGNFDLTSGKELQETINGRTEGLHNAVAEVALLARLGLEVGDEISVGKTNFRIADTIELEPDKLSSGMTVGPRLLISQEALQDTGLVQPGSLIRYIYRVRMGYNVPEAQLQQAIDQTNTLFPDAGWRIRSKLEAAPSLQRNIQRFAQFLTLIGITSLVVGGVGVANAVRSYMDTRREVIASFKCLGASGGFVFKVYLIQMMVLATIGIAVGMVLGALIPLVAMAALQSILPINAVQAVYPLQLLLGMAYGYLTALAFALWPLGRAHDIAPTVLFRDEVSTRSRYPKPLYIAGAAVTLVLLAGLALIMAYDKTIALIFIGACTGTYLLLLVVARLIMAAARKVPTVRSTELRLAITNIYRPGALTPSVVLSLGLGLSLLVALALIDGNLRRELNQAAQEQAPSFFFVDIQNHEKDAFQSLIAEKAAGTEFNAVPMLRGHIVSLKGIPAADYPAPPEAEWILRGDRGITYSETLPENSVITAGKWWPKDYTGEPLVSFSDDNARELGLKVGDTVTVNVLGRQITAKIANFRTVDWESMSINFVMIFSPNTFAGAPHTHLATVGWPGEATLQQELDLLKEVTQAFPTITSIRVKDAIAQVNELVGQLAWAIRGASSITLLASVLVLAGALAAGHQSRIYDAVILKTLGATRGRLIKAYILEYLILGGTTAIFALFAGSLAAYFIITGVMEGTFTLLPITAIAAIIGALIFTVGFGLLGTWRVLGEKPAPVLRNL, from the coding sequence ATGAGCCAAACCACCTCCAACGGCTATCAACCCGGCTTTGGCCTTGCAGCCCGCTTCGCCCTGCGCGAAATGCGGGGCGGCCTCAAAGGGTTCTACGTCTTCATCGCCTGTATCGCATTGGGTGTCGCCGCCATCGCTGGCGTTGCCTCCTTTTCCCGTGCGCTGACAGAAGGCATCTCCGCAGAAGGTCAGGCTATTCTAGGCGGTGACCTCTCATTCTCTCTGATCCACCGAGAAGCCACGCCTGATCAACTGGCTCACCTGAACAGACTGGGTACCACTTCCCAGATCTCCAGTCTGCGCGCCATGGCTCGTACAGATTCAGCGGGCAACCAGACGCTGGTGGAGTTGAAAGCGGTAGATGATCCCTATCCGCTTATCGGCAATTTTGATCTCACCTCCGGCAAAGAACTGCAAGAAACCATCAATGGCAGAACAGAGGGCCTGCACAACGCAGTGGCAGAAGTTGCCCTCCTCGCACGCCTCGGCCTTGAAGTTGGCGACGAGATCTCCGTCGGCAAAACCAACTTTCGCATCGCAGACACTATCGAACTGGAACCGGACAAACTCTCTTCCGGCATGACAGTAGGCCCACGCCTTCTGATCTCACAGGAAGCCTTGCAGGACACCGGCCTTGTCCAGCCCGGCTCACTGATCCGCTATATCTACCGCGTCCGCATGGGCTATAACGTGCCAGAAGCGCAGTTGCAGCAAGCGATTGATCAAACAAACACTCTGTTCCCAGATGCAGGATGGCGCATCCGCTCCAAACTGGAAGCAGCCCCTAGCCTACAGCGAAACATCCAGCGCTTTGCTCAGTTCCTAACGCTCATCGGCATCACCTCCCTTGTGGTTGGCGGTGTTGGCGTAGCGAATGCTGTACGCAGCTATATGGACACCCGCCGCGAAGTCATCGCCAGCTTCAAATGCCTTGGCGCATCAGGCGGTTTTGTCTTCAAGGTCTACCTCATACAGATGATGGTCCTCGCCACCATCGGCATTGCGGTTGGTATGGTGCTTGGTGCATTGATCCCGCTCGTCGCCATGGCAGCCTTGCAATCCATACTGCCAATCAATGCAGTACAAGCAGTCTATCCACTCCAGCTGCTGCTCGGCATGGCATACGGTTACCTGACAGCACTTGCCTTTGCTCTCTGGCCACTCGGCAGAGCGCATGACATCGCACCAACAGTTCTGTTCCGCGATGAAGTGAGCACCCGTAGCCGCTATCCAAAGCCGCTCTACATCGCAGGTGCTGCGGTCACGCTGGTACTGCTGGCAGGCCTTGCGCTCATCATGGCCTACGACAAAACCATCGCCCTCATCTTCATCGGTGCATGTACAGGCACTTATCTGCTGTTGCTGGTGGTTGCCCGCCTCATCATGGCAGCAGCTCGCAAAGTACCAACAGTCCGCTCAACCGAGCTGCGTCTGGCGATCACCAACATCTACCGCCCCGGCGCGTTGACACCTTCCGTCGTGCTCTCTCTTGGCCTCGGCTTGTCTCTGCTCGTTGCACTTGCCCTCATTGACGGCAACCTGCGCCGCGAGCTCAATCAGGCTGCACAGGAACAGGCACCGAGCTTCTTCTTCGTAGACATCCAGAACCACGAAAAAGACGCCTTCCAGTCCCTGATCGCAGAAAAGGCTGCTGGCACAGAGTTCAACGCTGTCCCAATGTTGCGCGGGCACATCGTCTCGCTGAAAGGCATTCCGGCTGCGGACTATCCGGCTCCACCTGAAGCAGAGTGGATCCTGCGCGGCGACCGCGGCATCACCTACTCCGAGACACTACCAGAAAACTCAGTCATCACGGCTGGCAAATGGTGGCCGAAGGATTACACCGGCGAACCACTGGTTTCCTTCTCTGATGACAATGCCCGCGAACTGGGCCTGAAGGTCGGTGATACAGTCACCGTGAACGTCCTCGGACGCCAGATCACCGCGAAGATCGCCAACTTCCGCACGGTGGACTGGGAAAGCATGTCCATCAACTTCGTGATGATCTTCTCGCCCAACACCTTTGCAGGCGCACCGCACACCCATCTGGCAACTGTCGGCTGGCCGGGCGAAGCTACCCTGCAACAGGAGCTGGATCTGCTGAAAGAAGTCACACAAGCCTTCCCAACCATCACTTCGATCCGGGTGAAAGACGCGATCGCACAGGTGAATGAGCTTGTCGGCCAGTTGGCGTGGGCCATCCGTGGCGCATCTTCCATCACGCTTCTTGCAAGTGTGCTTGTTTTGGCTGGTGCATTAGCCGCAGGGCATCAGAGCCGCATCTATGATGCTGTCATCCTGAAGACACTGGGCGCCACACGTGGTCGGCTCATCAAGGCATATATTCTCGAATATCTGATCCTTGGTGGAACCACCGCTATTTTCGCCCTGTTTGCGGGTTCTCTGGCCGCTTACTTCATCATCACCGGCGTGATGGAAGGCACCTTCACCCTGCTGCCGATCACCGCAATTGCGGCGATCATCGGCGCTCTCATCTTCACAGTTGGCTTCGGTCTGCTGGGCACCTGGAGAGTGTTGGGAGAAAAACCTGCACCCGTTTTACGAAATCTGTAA
- a CDS encoding arylesterase produces the protein MSGSRKVEAKSGVLRFFSGAVVALGLALTSASVGMAQDGAEPMKLVAFGDSLTAGYQLPPEDAFPVKLEKALQERGYNITIVNAGVSGDTTSGGLSRLDWSIGDDVDGVILELGANDALRGLDPSTTRKNLDAMLARLSSRDIPVLLAGMMAPPNLGDQYGQEFNSIYGDLAEKHDALLYPFFLDGVAAEPKLNLGDGMHPTGEGVSIIVEKILPSVEMLIEQTKS, from the coding sequence ATGTCTGGATCACGAAAAGTTGAAGCTAAATCTGGTGTGCTACGTTTTTTCAGTGGTGCCGTTGTTGCGCTGGGCCTTGCTCTTACGAGTGCTTCTGTCGGAATGGCGCAGGATGGAGCCGAGCCGATGAAGCTGGTCGCGTTTGGCGATAGTCTGACCGCAGGCTATCAGTTGCCACCTGAAGATGCCTTTCCTGTCAAACTGGAAAAAGCTCTGCAAGAGCGGGGCTACAACATCACGATTGTGAATGCTGGTGTTTCTGGTGATACCACCTCCGGCGGCCTTTCCCGGCTGGATTGGTCTATCGGTGATGATGTTGATGGCGTGATCCTTGAGTTGGGTGCTAATGATGCGCTGCGTGGTCTGGATCCCTCAACAACCCGCAAGAACCTTGATGCTATGCTGGCTCGCTTGAGCTCCCGCGATATTCCGGTGTTGCTCGCTGGTATGATGGCGCCGCCTAATCTGGGTGATCAGTACGGTCAGGAGTTCAACTCCATTTACGGTGATCTGGCTGAAAAGCATGATGCGCTGCTTTATCCGTTCTTTCTGGATGGTGTGGCAGCGGAGCCAAAGCTGAACCTTGGGGATGGCATGCACCCGACGGGTGAAGGTGTTTCGATCATTGTCGAAAAGATCCTTCCTTCCGTTGAAATGCTCATCGAACAGACTAAATCTTGA
- the thpR gene encoding RNA 2',3'-cyclic phosphodiesterase, producing MPRLFTGLELPSSTGMMLSLMRGGLRGARWVDPENYHITLRFIGDIDDRIADEVAYELARVHRAPLTIKLTGLGTFGGTKPHALWARVEPTQELAELQAEQERILQRLGLQAERRKYTPHVTLARLRGTSPGELAHWLEMRGEFSAPAFTAGRFVLYSAKAAVGGGPYLVEESYPLAA from the coding sequence ATGCCTCGTCTTTTTACTGGCCTTGAGTTGCCATCGAGCACCGGGATGATGTTGAGCCTCATGCGCGGAGGATTGCGCGGCGCTCGTTGGGTCGACCCCGAAAACTACCACATCACATTGCGATTTATTGGCGACATTGATGATCGCATTGCCGATGAAGTTGCCTATGAGTTGGCGCGAGTTCATCGCGCACCGCTGACGATCAAGCTAACCGGGCTTGGAACGTTTGGTGGAACTAAGCCTCATGCGCTTTGGGCGCGTGTGGAGCCGACTCAAGAACTTGCGGAGTTGCAAGCGGAGCAAGAGCGCATTTTGCAACGTCTCGGTCTGCAAGCGGAACGTCGCAAGTATACACCGCATGTAACTCTGGCTCGGTTGAGGGGAACTTCACCCGGAGAACTGGCGCATTGGCTTGAGATGCGTGGTGAGTTCTCTGCGCCCGCGTTTACCGCTGGGCGGTTTGTGCTCTACTCCGCAAAAGCGGCCGTGGGTGGCGGTCCGTATCTGGTGGAGGAGAGCTATCCGCTGGCTGCCTGA
- a CDS encoding acyl-CoA dehydrogenase family protein: protein MNTLEQADAPSKETRALALKSLEALLGIARKNVKQRVLKDGRIASALMEQEQRATHGLAWLATYVEALKQLNAYGERLATEGTFGEVESLILRIGFAEYTAQVFGGLPMSQGEILRLSDLGISRAESNGHYTEAVEAVIADGSQPALRTRLAELMQHAEGKSTIGATGLDETYEQIREEMRKFAEAKVTPFAHEWHLKNEYIPLEIINEMAEMGVFGLTIPEEFGGMGLGKESMCVVSEELSRAYIGVGSLGTRSEIAAELILGGGTEEQKAKWLPRIASGETLPTAVFTEPNTGSDLASLKTRAVKDGDTWKVSGNKTWITHPVRADIMTLLTRTKPEEPGYKGLSMFIAEKPRGSDEEPFPAEGMSGGEIEVLGYRGMKEYEIAFDGFEVKDENLLGQVEGQGFKQLMQTFESARIQTAARAIGVAQCALDLGLRYAQERIQFGKSLINFPRVSDKLAIIACETMIARQLTYFSAWEKDSGRRCDLEAGMAKLLGARVAWAAADNALQIHGGNGFAQEYPISRVLCDARILSIFEGAAEIQAQVIARRLLDETEL from the coding sequence GTGAATACACTAGAACAAGCAGACGCACCATCTAAAGAAACCCGTGCTCTGGCGCTTAAATCACTTGAAGCCCTGCTGGGTATCGCACGCAAAAATGTAAAACAGCGCGTACTCAAAGATGGAAGAATTGCCTCCGCGCTCATGGAGCAGGAACAGCGCGCCACTCACGGTCTGGCATGGCTTGCAACCTATGTTGAAGCACTCAAGCAGCTCAACGCCTATGGGGAGCGACTGGCAACGGAAGGCACTTTTGGCGAAGTGGAAAGCCTGATCCTGCGCATCGGCTTTGCAGAATACACTGCTCAAGTCTTCGGCGGCCTGCCAATGAGCCAGGGCGAGATCCTGCGTCTGTCAGACCTCGGCATCAGCCGCGCTGAGTCCAACGGCCATTACACAGAAGCTGTTGAAGCTGTGATCGCCGACGGATCCCAGCCCGCTCTACGCACCCGCCTTGCTGAGCTCATGCAGCACGCGGAAGGTAAGTCCACCATCGGCGCAACCGGTCTGGATGAGACCTACGAGCAAATTCGCGAGGAAATGCGCAAGTTTGCTGAGGCAAAGGTCACTCCATTTGCTCACGAATGGCATCTGAAAAACGAATACATCCCGCTCGAAATCATCAACGAGATGGCAGAGATGGGCGTATTCGGCCTGACAATCCCCGAAGAATTCGGCGGCATGGGCCTTGGCAAAGAATCCATGTGTGTGGTTTCAGAGGAACTCTCCCGCGCCTACATCGGCGTCGGCTCCCTCGGCACTCGCTCCGAAATCGCAGCTGAACTCATTCTCGGCGGTGGCACGGAAGAGCAGAAAGCCAAGTGGCTGCCCCGCATCGCATCTGGCGAAACTCTGCCAACCGCAGTCTTCACTGAACCAAACACCGGCTCAGACCTCGCATCACTAAAAACACGCGCAGTTAAAGACGGCGACACGTGGAAGGTCTCCGGCAACAAAACCTGGATCACACACCCGGTCCGTGCCGACATCATGACCCTGCTCACCCGCACGAAACCAGAAGAGCCAGGCTACAAAGGCCTGTCTATGTTCATCGCGGAAAAGCCACGTGGGTCAGACGAAGAACCGTTCCCGGCAGAAGGCATGTCTGGCGGTGAAATCGAAGTGCTCGGCTATCGCGGCATGAAGGAATACGAAATCGCCTTCGACGGCTTTGAGGTCAAAGACGAAAACCTGCTGGGTCAGGTAGAGGGTCAGGGCTTCAAGCAGCTCATGCAGACCTTCGAGTCAGCCCGCATTCAGACAGCAGCTCGCGCAATCGGCGTTGCTCAGTGCGCTTTGGATCTCGGCCTGCGGTACGCTCAGGAGCGTATCCAGTTCGGTAAGTCTCTGATCAACTTCCCACGCGTATCAGACAAGCTGGCCATCATCGCTTGCGAAACCATGATCGCCCGTCAGCTCACCTACTTCTCCGCTTGGGAGAAAGACAGTGGCCGCCGTTGCGATCTGGAAGCAGGTATGGCGAAGCTGCTCGGCGCGCGCGTAGCCTGGGCAGCAGCAGACAATGCCCTGCAAATCCACGGCGGCAACGGCTTTGCACAGGAATACCCGATTTCTCGCGTACTCTGCGATGCACGTATTCTCTCAATCTTTGAGGGTGCAGCTGAAATTCAGGCGCAGGTCATCGCACGTCGTCTGCTGGACGAAACTGAGCTGTAA
- a CDS encoding ABC transporter ATP-binding protein: protein MTGNPALDLNGVHLSLGHGAGRTHILKGIDLSINTGESVGLVGPSGSGKSTLLMVMAGLERADKGTVKAAGQELGTMSEDELARFRGQNVGIIFQSFHLVPNMTALENVAVPLELSGDPKAFERAKEELEAVGLGHRLNHYPTQLSGGEQQRVAVARALVTNPEILIADEPTGNLDETTGEQIIELMFNAQERKNTTLVLVTHDPSLADRCQRKIRVHSGTIDEETPAVREVRAR from the coding sequence ATGACAGGTAATCCGGCACTAGACTTAAACGGCGTTCATCTTAGCCTGGGCCACGGCGCAGGCCGCACCCATATTCTTAAAGGCATTGATCTTTCTATCAACACTGGCGAAAGCGTTGGCCTTGTCGGCCCATCTGGCTCAGGTAAATCTACCCTGCTTATGGTCATGGCAGGCCTCGAACGGGCTGACAAAGGCACCGTGAAGGCCGCCGGACAAGAACTTGGCACCATGAGCGAAGACGAGCTCGCCCGCTTCCGCGGCCAGAACGTTGGCATCATCTTCCAGTCCTTCCACCTGGTCCCGAACATGACCGCTCTGGAAAATGTTGCTGTTCCGCTTGAGCTTTCCGGCGATCCAAAAGCCTTTGAACGTGCGAAAGAAGAGCTTGAAGCTGTTGGTCTTGGCCACCGCCTCAACCACTATCCAACCCAACTTTCCGGTGGTGAACAGCAACGCGTCGCCGTTGCCCGCGCCCTCGTCACCAACCCGGAAATCCTCATCGCCGATGAACCAACCGGCAACCTGGACGAAACAACGGGTGAACAGATCATCGAGCTGATGTTCAACGCGCAGGAACGTAAGAACACCACGCTGGTCCTCGTCACCCACGACCCATCTCTGGCAGACCGCTGCCAGCGTAAGATTCGCGTGCATTCCGGCACCATCGATGAAGAAACACCGGCCGTACGTGAGGTACGTGCGCGATGA